Proteins encoded in a region of the Quercus lobata isolate SW786 chromosome 8, ValleyOak3.0 Primary Assembly, whole genome shotgun sequence genome:
- the LOC115955506 gene encoding uncharacterized protein LOC115955506, producing MSNYILGAAPFPNPKPVPHQPPAKEKVHEHQATNKTVPQASVTFVYQTIIAELWRNVTVTWCKNLIHHSLSITVETPPNQDQYTCKIDLRTWQFWGRKGLKSFELDKKRVDIFWDFRQTKFSGNPDPWSNYYVAMVCGQEVVLLLGDLKKEAYKRTRSRPTLEDAILLYKKEIVYGKRLFCTRSMLVDGKREHDIVIDTSLSGPGDPEMSIRIDGEMMIRIMNLNWRFRGNETVMLNNLPVQLLWDVHDWLHTIHGSGPGLFIFKPGTLECEATSDPNGTLECEADGDPNGSNSSNGNDSDSIIDSVASAPASPSSKTTFCHFLYAWRTE from the coding sequence ATGTCTAATTATATTCTGGGTGCTGCACCTTTTCCCAATCCAAAACCAGTCCCGCATCAACCACCAGCCAAGGAGAAAGTACATGAGCATCAGGCAACGAATAAAACAGTCCCTCAGGCCTCTGTCACCTTTGTTTACCAAACCATTATAGCAGAATTGTGGCGGAATGTAACAGTGACATGGTGCAAGAACCTGATCCACCATTCCCTTAGCATCACGGTGGAAACTCCTCCTAATCAAGATCAATATACTTGCAAAATTGATTTGAGGACTTGGCAGTTTTGGGGTAGAAAAGGTCTCAAATCTTTTGAATTAGACAAGAAACGAGTGGATATTTTCTGGGATTTTAGACAGACAAAATTTTCCGGCAACCCGGATCCCTGGTCTAATTATTATGTTGCCATGGTTTGTGGTCAAGAGGTGGTGTTATTGCTAGGGGATTTAAAGAAAGAGGCTTATAAAAGAACCAGGTCCAGACCAACCTTAGAAGACGCTATCTTGTTGTACAAGAAAGAGATTGTGTATGGAAAAAGATTGTTTTGTACAAGATCCATGTTAGTTGATGGTAAAAGAGAACATGACATTGTCATTGACACTTCTCTATCCGGGCCTGGTGATCCTGAAATGTCAATTAGAATCGACGGGGAAATGATGATTCGCATTATGAATTTGAATTGGAGATTTAGAGGTAATGAGACCGTGATGCTGAACAATTTGCCAGTACAACTTCTATGGGATGTGCATGATTGGTTGCACACTATCCACGGGTCAGGCCCTGGCTTGTTCATATTCAAGCCAGGCACACTAGAATGTGAAGCAACTAGTGATCCTAATGGCACACTAGAATGTGAAGCAGATGGTGATCCTAATGGTAGTAACAGCAGCAATGGAAATGATAGTGACAGCATAATCGACTCAGTAGCCTCAGCACCTGCAAGCCCTTCATCAAAAACAactttttgccattttttataTGCTTGGAGAACTGAGTAA
- the LOC115958172 gene encoding uncharacterized protein LOC115958172 — protein MAALAGNLSSRISSQLQYRVFFIPWVKKNNATAITCLQSRDYSSSVPVRYIPKKSSKVNKPESPLPIKGSKKPSNHSDTMQRSIVFDEDKSRNHNQMFKDNVLLDDFEQDYEFMEETEEVIEKSSIHQRKDSKQDVSCAFETKQDAEKLAIELLATRAFTAVEMRKKLHGKGFSPDTVESVIDDFQRRGFINDSLYAETFSQSRWSSSSWGPRRIKQALLRKGVSEVDAENAVKVVFEKGESSDHESSLGLSKTSVDHLFIQASKQWLRGQDVPKEKRKSRIIRWLQYRGFNWGVISIILKKLESQHPP, from the exons atggcGGCTTTGGCGGGAAATCTCAGCTCCAGAATCTCATCCCAACTTCAATATCGAGTCTTCTTCATTCCCTG gGTGAAGAAGAACAATGCCACTGCAATCACATGTTTGCAGAGTAGGGACTATAGTTCATCGGTTCCAGTTAGGTACATTCCTAAGAAATCTTCTAAGGTTAACAAACCTGAAAGTCCTCTGCCTATAAAGGGTTCTAAAAAACCCAGTAACCATTCCGATACAATGCAGAGAAGTATAGTTTTTGATGAGGATAAATCTCGAAATCACAATCAGATGTTCAAGGATAATGTGTTGTTGGATGATTTTGAGCAAG ACTATGAATTCATGGAAGAGACTGAGGAGGTTATTGAAAAGTCCAGTATCCATCAAAGGAAGGATTCCAAGCAGGATGTATCATGTGCTTTTGAAACTAAGCAAGATGCAGAAAAATTGGCAATTGAATTACTTGCAACAAG AGCATTCACAGCTGTtgaaatgagaaagaaactgCATGGCAAGGGATTTTCACCTGATACTGTGGAGTCAGTGATAGATGATTTCCAGAGAAG AGGGTTTATAAATGATAGCTTGTATGCGGAAACATTTTCTCAGTCTAGATGGTCTAGTTCAAGTTGGGGACCAAGGCGTATCAAGCAG GCACTCTTGAGAAAAGGAGTAAGTGAAGTTGATGCAGAGAATGCGGTAAAAGTGGTTTTTGAGAAAGGTGAATCCAGTGATCATGAGTCAAGTCTAGGGTTGTCAAAGACTTCTGTGGATCATTTATTTATCCAGGCCTCAAAGCAGTGGCTCCGAGGTCAGGATGTgccaaaagagaaaaggaaatcAAGGATAATTCGCTGGCTTCAATACCGAGGGTTCAATTGGGGTGTTATCAGTATCATATTAAAGAAATTAGAATCTCAGCATCCTCCCTAA